A single window of Plutella xylostella chromosome 25, ilPluXylo3.1, whole genome shotgun sequence DNA harbors:
- the LOC119691178 gene encoding alpha carbonic anhydrase 8-like, producing the protein MQPAPRHPALPQPSGPDAGETPVQTPKHPEVLQPKDLDTEPPVPIPKRPEVQQVKETDKPMRTETTAPPNQAERHHLQAPSPNHPGQKPVPNTTPPNHPQKPPSGTPNASPNSWETASSDKTPLRLTPLIADHYPKETKKKQNSTKV; encoded by the coding sequence ATGCAACCGGCTCCGCGCCACCCGGCACTCCCGCAGCCGAGCGGCCCCGACGCCGGGGAGACACCAGTGCAGACACCGAAGCACCCCGAGGTCCTGCAGCCGAAAGACCTCGACACAGAGCCTCCGGTGCCTATCCCGAAGCGCCCGGAAGTCCAGCAAGTGAAGGAGACCGACAAGCCGATGAGGACGGAGACGACAGCGCCGCCGAACCAAGCAGAACGCCACCACCTGCAAGCACCCTCACCAAACCACCCCGGGCAGAAACCCGTTCCGAATACGACTCCCCCAAACCATCCCCAGAAACCACCATCCGGAACACCAAACGCGTCCCCCAACTCATGGGAAACAGCATCATCCGACAAGACCCCACTCCGCCTCACTCCACTCATTGCAGATCACTATCCAaaagaaacaaagaaaaaacaaaactccACCAAAGTTTAA